From Candidatus Binataceae bacterium:
TGGCGGTGCCATCGGCTTGCGCAGCTTGGAAATCAGCCGACCCTTGGGACTGGCGGTACGCTTGCGAGCCATGGCTCAGGCGCGCAGTCCAACGAAGCTTAGTTGCAAGCCGTTGATGCTGCCGCCCTCGCCTCGTCGTGAGAAAAATTCATCGCTATGGCAGCAGGTACAATGGGGCGCTTTGTGAATGGCGTCCGGAGTCAACCCAGCGCCGCATAACTGGTCGCTCAACAAACCGTGCAAATCGACAAACGCCTTGCCAGGCCTCCCCTCGCGGGTACGCTCGCGCGCCGTGGGAAAGGTCCTCGCGAAGCGCGCGGCCAGCTCGCGATCGACCTCGAAGCAGCACCATCCAATCGCCGGTCCCAGCAGCGCCTGTACCCGTTCAGGCCGCGCCCCCAGGGCAACCATTTGGGCCACCGCGGTCACGGCGATCTCTCCCATCACCCCGCGCCATCCCGCATGAACTGCCGCCACCACCCGAGCCTGTGGATCAAGCATTAGCAGCGGCACGCAATCGGCCGTCAGGATGCCCAGGACGAGGCCAGGGGTGACGCTGACCAGACCATCGCACGGGCGCAAAGCACGCTCCTGAGCCGCGACCACATGTACCTGGCTGCCGTGGACCTGACGCATCAAGACCAATTCGGGCGCACCCTCCAAGTGCTCGC
This genomic window contains:
- the pgeF gene encoding peptidoglycan editing factor PgeF translates to MAGWRQGALGGTLWAPWDEYPLWHGFLHRRSQAGLPLNFSPAAQASSSNWNRLREHLEGAPELVLMRQVHGSQVHVVAAQERALRPCDGLVSVTPGLVLGILTADCVPLLMLDPQARVVAAVHAGWRGVMGEIAVTAVAQMVALGARPERVQALLGPAIGWCCFEVDRELAARFARTFPTARERTREGRPGKAFVDLHGLLSDQLCGAGLTPDAIHKAPHCTCCHSDEFFSRRGEGGSINGLQLSFVGLRA